A stretch of Paenibacillus sp. URB8-2 DNA encodes these proteins:
- a CDS encoding D-2-hydroxyacid dehydrogenase: protein MAKSIVCLQSLTKEQEEAIRKAAPGYTYVHSDAKQPDLDALAEAEIVIGWAKGISDCLLREGTPLRWVQAWSAGVEKLPLDRLEQRGIVLTNASGVHAEPISQVIFGFMLMFVRNLHTAIRNQERHIWNSDETETELTGKTVVIAGTGEIGAATARIAKAFGMRTIGVRRIDDPLPGFDAMYTTSRLKEAVIEGDFVINTLPLTDETRYLFDASVFSAFKEGSYYINIGRGGTTDTEALTEALENGRLRGAGLDVFETEPLPEDHPLWDMKQVIITPHVAGLTDHYSDRLVDIFTENMKSYLVSGAPLSNVIDYRRQY from the coding sequence TTGGCAAAATCGATTGTATGTCTGCAGTCTTTGACGAAAGAACAGGAGGAAGCGATCCGCAAGGCCGCTCCCGGCTATACCTATGTGCACAGCGACGCCAAGCAGCCGGACCTTGACGCTCTTGCCGAGGCGGAGATCGTTATCGGCTGGGCAAAAGGAATCTCCGATTGCCTGCTTCGCGAAGGCACGCCGCTCCGCTGGGTGCAGGCTTGGTCCGCGGGCGTCGAGAAGCTGCCGCTTGACCGGCTGGAACAACGGGGAATTGTGCTGACCAACGCCAGTGGCGTACACGCCGAACCCATCTCCCAGGTCATCTTCGGATTTATGCTGATGTTCGTACGCAACCTGCATACGGCCATCCGCAATCAGGAGCGCCATATCTGGAATTCGGATGAAACCGAGACCGAGCTGACGGGCAAGACAGTTGTCATTGCCGGCACCGGCGAAATCGGAGCTGCAACGGCGAGAATCGCCAAAGCTTTCGGGATGAGAACCATAGGCGTGCGCCGGATTGACGATCCGCTGCCCGGCTTCGACGCCATGTACACGACCAGCCGATTGAAAGAGGCCGTGATCGAGGGCGATTTTGTCATTAACACGCTCCCGCTCACCGATGAGACGCGCTATTTGTTCGATGCCTCCGTGTTCTCCGCTTTTAAGGAGGGCTCCTACTATATTAATATTGGCCGTGGAGGCACCACCGATACGGAGGCATTGACCGAAGCGCTGGAGAACGGACGGCTTCGCGGCGCGGGACTGGATGTGTTCGAAACGGAACCTCTGCCGGAAGATCATCCCCTGTGGGACATGAAGCAGGTGATCATCACTCCCCATGTCGCCGGATTGACCGATCATTACAGCGACCGCCTCGTCGATATTTTTACCGAAAATATGAAATCTTATTTGGTTTCCGGCGCTCCGTTGAGCAATGTGATTGACTACCGCCGCCAATATTAA
- the thpR gene encoding RNA 2',3'-cyclic phosphodiesterase: protein MNDGMTDGMTDGKKDLAPERLFTAVRLSPELRGAVGGMCRRLSRELSFSKWVHEEDYHITLQFLGDTDSRAIPALVSALRKAAADFGPFTLSLREAGVFGAPAAPRVLWAGLGGETDRLRELQGRIVAATLPLGFRAEERAYKPHVTLARKYRGEGAFAPGQLDELTREEAALHASWRVNQLVLFATRMHNKPMYDIVEKITI, encoded by the coding sequence ATGAATGATGGAATGACGGACGGAATGACGGACGGCAAAAAAGACTTGGCTCCCGAGAGGCTGTTCACAGCGGTGAGATTATCCCCCGAACTTCGCGGAGCCGTGGGCGGCATGTGCCGCAGGCTGTCCAGGGAGCTTTCCTTTTCCAAGTGGGTCCATGAAGAGGACTACCATATTACGCTCCAGTTTCTGGGGGATACCGACTCGCGGGCCATTCCGGCGCTTGTATCGGCATTGAGGAAGGCCGCCGCGGACTTCGGGCCGTTCACTTTGTCGCTGCGTGAAGCGGGCGTCTTCGGGGCACCGGCTGCACCGCGCGTCCTGTGGGCGGGATTAGGCGGCGAGACGGACCGGCTGCGGGAACTGCAAGGCCGGATTGTGGCGGCCACGCTGCCGCTGGGATTTCGCGCGGAGGAGCGCGCTTACAAGCCTCATGTGACGCTCGCTCGCAAATACAGGGGAGAAGGGGCTTTCGCCCCCGGACAGCTTGATGAGCTCACACGGGAAGAGGCGGCATTGCATGCGTCCTGGAGAGTTAATCAATTGGTTCTTTTTGCAACTCGGATGCATAATAAACCGATGTATGATATTGTTGAAAAGATAACCATTTAA
- a CDS encoding cell wall hydrolase, giving the protein MHIFKQNRWVMPLFGVILVCFSAIILLLPSQGRSGERDKVHMGRLQSPRLSSAPETGDMAVKTANRTKPAAESGLAPEAAIVRQVQLKLSTVYRAPRSAWKPALAAEWLSAKEWNRKGRAASAVTVKGGTFAAAAMRIPQSVHEARRKAASGAAAGQPAVKKAVVSQQHPPAILYFSRSRLLSREERDQATRSYAVSEEDVLLLQRIVMAEAEGEPYEGKVAVANVVLNRLRSANFPNTIKKVIYQRFQFSPVANGRLNRVKPNRESVRAVAAALTGVKAVTDDTYYFLSLTLAQDLTVHHSRTFSRKIGNHSFYR; this is encoded by the coding sequence ATGCACATATTCAAACAAAACCGCTGGGTGATGCCGCTGTTCGGCGTCATACTGGTGTGTTTCTCTGCGATAATTTTACTTTTGCCCAGTCAGGGCCGGAGCGGAGAGCGGGACAAGGTCCATATGGGCCGTTTGCAGTCGCCGCGGCTTTCGTCTGCGCCGGAGACCGGCGATATGGCCGTGAAAACGGCTAATAGGACCAAGCCGGCGGCGGAATCGGGCCTTGCACCCGAAGCCGCCATAGTCCGGCAGGTCCAGCTCAAGCTGTCCACCGTATACCGGGCACCCCGGTCCGCCTGGAAACCGGCGCTCGCCGCTGAATGGCTGAGCGCGAAAGAATGGAACCGAAAGGGTCGAGCCGCCTCGGCCGTAACGGTAAAGGGCGGAACCTTCGCAGCCGCCGCAATGAGAATCCCGCAGAGCGTCCACGAAGCGAGGCGGAAAGCGGCATCCGGGGCAGCGGCGGGTCAGCCTGCGGTCAAGAAGGCTGTCGTATCTCAGCAACATCCCCCCGCAATACTTTACTTCTCACGGAGCAGGCTGTTAAGCCGGGAAGAGCGAGACCAGGCGACCCGGAGCTACGCGGTATCCGAAGAAGATGTGCTTCTGCTGCAGAGAATCGTAATGGCAGAGGCGGAAGGCGAACCGTACGAGGGCAAGGTGGCAGTCGCCAACGTTGTTCTGAACCGGCTGCGGTCAGCCAATTTTCCCAATACAATTAAAAAAGTGATTTACCAAAGATTTCAGTTCAGCCCGGTAGCCAATGGGCGGCTGAACCGGGTCAAGCCGAATCGGGAGTCTGTCAGGGCGGTTGCCGCCGCGCTTACCGGAGTCAAGGCCGTCACCGACGATACCTATTATTTTCTTTCGCTTACGCTGGCCCAGGATCTTACCGTGCACCACTCCCGCACATTTTCCAGGAAAATCGGAAATCATAGCTTCTATAGATAG